A stretch of the Dyella telluris genome encodes the following:
- a CDS encoding alpha/beta hydrolase family protein — protein sequence MQHHARLLLPLLVAACAPALHAAPSVDPRIEKLLGELGKVRAISAVQWSPDGSQLAWVVRTDGKEAIEVAKADGSDAHRIGVAKATDCSETDPAWSPDSRHLAFLSNCASGSRQKDLLIADTQAKESPRHMASLPGVAQGLSWSPDGKALGFLYVPNGTRRASAVYAAKPSVGEIGVDGLEVQRVASVDAVGGAVHLLTPEDIYAYEFAWSPDSQRITYTAARPPGDNNWWVAKLYVQNAASGQKAIEILDPSTVKGPLHGLQMALPRWSPDGKRIAFIGGLMSDQGATGGDLYAVPATGGEPTNLTPGTRVTPAWFAWTGAQQMLVAQVTNGQSQVAQYDVDAGKATQARALFTLPANIGDGSAEMGLSLSADHSRVAFVQSSYAEAPEVHAGALGETAPAAVTRINAALKPGWGKAESVEWDNEGHHVQGWLLYPANYDASKSYPMIVTVHGGPSSAVIPRWPGVGFGGVPFSSLGYFVFMPNPRGSFGQGEGYVQANRKDFGHGDLRDILAGIDTIEKKLPVDDKRLGLTGWSYGGFMSMFIPTQTQRFRAVVAGAGIANWQSYYGQNLIDQWMIPFFGASVYDDPQVYAKSSAINFIKQTKSPTLIVVGDRDAECPAPQSFEYWHALRALGVPTSLVVYPNEGHHFVDTDHQRDVLQRALMWFEKYLPPSK from the coding sequence ATGCAACACCACGCCCGTCTGCTGCTGCCGCTGTTGGTTGCCGCTTGTGCTCCCGCTCTCCACGCCGCGCCCAGCGTGGATCCGCGCATCGAGAAACTGCTGGGCGAGCTCGGCAAGGTCCGCGCCATCAGCGCCGTGCAGTGGTCGCCCGATGGCAGCCAGCTAGCATGGGTCGTACGTACGGACGGCAAGGAGGCCATCGAGGTGGCCAAGGCCGATGGCAGCGACGCGCACCGCATCGGCGTGGCCAAGGCCACCGACTGCAGCGAGACCGATCCCGCATGGTCGCCCGATTCGCGGCATCTCGCGTTCCTGTCCAACTGTGCGAGCGGTAGCCGCCAGAAAGACCTGTTGATTGCCGACACGCAGGCCAAGGAATCGCCCAGGCACATGGCATCGCTGCCCGGCGTGGCGCAGGGCCTCAGCTGGTCTCCGGATGGCAAGGCGCTCGGTTTCCTCTACGTGCCCAACGGCACCCGACGCGCAAGCGCGGTGTACGCGGCCAAGCCGTCGGTGGGAGAGATCGGCGTGGACGGCCTGGAAGTGCAGCGCGTCGCCAGCGTCGACGCCGTCGGCGGCGCCGTGCATCTGCTCACGCCGGAAGACATCTACGCGTACGAGTTCGCCTGGTCGCCGGACAGCCAACGCATCACCTACACGGCGGCACGCCCGCCCGGCGACAACAACTGGTGGGTGGCGAAGCTCTACGTGCAGAACGCCGCGTCCGGACAGAAGGCTATCGAGATTCTCGATCCCTCGACGGTGAAGGGCCCGCTGCACGGCCTGCAGATGGCCCTGCCCCGCTGGTCGCCCGATGGCAAGCGCATCGCCTTCATTGGCGGCCTGATGAGCGACCAGGGTGCCACCGGTGGTGACCTCTACGCCGTGCCGGCCACCGGCGGCGAACCGACCAACCTCACGCCAGGTACGCGGGTAACGCCAGCGTGGTTCGCATGGACCGGCGCGCAGCAGATGCTGGTGGCGCAGGTCACCAATGGCCAGAGCCAGGTCGCCCAGTACGACGTGGACGCCGGCAAGGCCACGCAGGCACGCGCCCTGTTCACCCTGCCCGCCAACATCGGTGACGGCAGTGCCGAGATGGGCCTGTCACTGTCGGCCGATCACAGCCGTGTCGCGTTCGTGCAGAGCTCCTACGCCGAGGCACCGGAAGTGCATGCGGGCGCGCTGGGTGAAACCGCGCCGGCAGCTGTCACCCGCATCAACGCCGCGCTCAAGCCCGGCTGGGGCAAGGCCGAATCGGTCGAGTGGGACAACGAAGGCCACCATGTGCAGGGCTGGCTGTTGTATCCGGCCAACTACGATGCGTCGAAGTCGTACCCGATGATCGTCACCGTGCACGGCGGTCCGTCGAGCGCGGTGATTCCGCGCTGGCCAGGCGTGGGCTTCGGCGGCGTGCCGTTCTCGTCGCTGGGCTACTTCGTGTTCATGCCCAACCCGCGCGGCAGCTTCGGCCAGGGCGAGGGTTATGTGCAGGCCAATCGCAAGGACTTTGGCCACGGCGACCTGCGCGACATCCTCGCCGGCATCGACACCATCGAGAAGAAACTGCCGGTGGATGACAAGCGCCTTGGCCTTACCGGCTGGAGCTACGGCGGCTTCATGAGCATGTTCATTCCCACCCAGACGCAGCGTTTCCGCGCGGTGGTGGCCGGCGCCGGCATCGCCAACTGGCAGAGCTATTACGGCCAGAACCTGATCGACCAGTGGATGATCCCTTTCTTCGGCGCGTCGGTGTACGACGACCCGCAGGTCTACGCGAAGAGCTCGGCGATCAACTTCATCAAGCAGACGAAGTCGCCGACGCTGATCGTGGTGGGTGATCGCGATGCGGAATGCCCGGCACCGCAGTCGTTCGAGTACTGGCATGCCCTACGCGCGCTCGGCGTGCCGACGTCGCTGGTGGTGTACCCGAACGAAGGCCACCACTTCGTCGATACCGATCACCAGCGCGACGTGCTGCAGCGCGCGCTGATGTGGTTCGAGAAGTACCTGCCGCCGTCGAAGTAA
- a CDS encoding glutathione S-transferase family protein, whose protein sequence is MTAPRVTFYHAPNSRSAGTRGLLEELGVEYDLHVLDFKKNEQRAAPYTAINPMGKVPAIAYRGELVTEQPAVFLFLADLYADKGLAPALDDPLRGPYLRWMVFYGSCFEPAAVDRAMKREPVPPSTSPYGDWDTMFTTLVTQLERGPYMLGERFTAADVLWGTALRWMTMFKLVPALPVVSAYVERVMARPGMQRAAELDEALAATLAA, encoded by the coding sequence ATGACCGCGCCACGCGTCACCTTCTATCACGCACCCAACAGCCGTTCCGCCGGCACCCGCGGCCTGCTGGAAGAACTGGGCGTGGAGTACGACCTGCACGTGCTCGACTTCAAGAAGAACGAGCAGCGCGCCGCGCCGTACACCGCGATCAACCCGATGGGCAAGGTGCCAGCCATCGCCTATCGCGGCGAGTTGGTGACCGAGCAGCCGGCAGTGTTCCTTTTTCTTGCCGATCTTTACGCAGACAAGGGGCTGGCGCCTGCGTTGGACGATCCCCTGCGTGGTCCGTATCTGCGCTGGATGGTGTTCTACGGCTCGTGCTTCGAGCCTGCCGCCGTGGATCGCGCGATGAAGCGAGAACCGGTGCCGCCATCCACCAGTCCCTACGGTGACTGGGACACCATGTTCACCACGCTGGTGACGCAGCTGGAACGCGGTCCGTACATGCTGGGCGAGCGCTTCACCGCCGCCGACGTGCTGTGGGGCACCGCGCTGCGGTGGATGACGATGTTCAAGCTGGTGCCGGCCTTGCCGGTGGTCAGCGCCTATGTGGAGCGCGTCATGGCACGGCCGGGCATGCAGCGGGCGGCCGAGCTGGATGAAGCGCTGGCGGCGACATTGGCGGCGTGA
- a CDS encoding GFA family protein: MTRTYHGSCHCGTVRYEADLDLSAGTGRCNCSICRKLRFWGAMADLKTFRVVSGEDALVNYRFGTDSTQNLFCRHCGTHSFHRGYVEQIGGEFVSVNVTCLDDVSDEEWAAAPIRYSDGRDNNWWNAPAVTSYL; encoded by the coding sequence ATGACCCGCACCTATCACGGCAGCTGCCATTGCGGCACGGTTCGCTATGAAGCAGATCTTGATCTCTCCGCCGGCACCGGCCGCTGCAATTGTTCCATCTGCCGCAAGCTGCGCTTCTGGGGCGCCATGGCGGACCTGAAAACCTTCCGCGTCGTGAGCGGCGAAGACGCGCTGGTGAACTATCGCTTCGGCACCGACAGCACGCAGAACCTGTTCTGCCGTCACTGCGGCACGCACTCGTTCCACCGTGGCTATGTGGAACAGATCGGCGGCGAGTTCGTCTCTGTCAACGTCACCTGCCTGGACGACGTGAGCGACGAGGAATGGGCTGCCGCTCCGATTCGCTATTCCGATGGTCGCGACAACAACTGGTGGAACGCACCCGCCGTTACCAGCTACCTGTGA
- a CDS encoding SulP family inorganic anion transporter — protein MPTTPLPVVAKAPVTWHLDLVAGLSIAGLLIPEAVAYSGIANLPPQAGVIALFVGLATYGLLGRSRYAIVSATSSSAAVLAAGTLALAGVDNVSRVAMAATLVLLGGACFLIAGAARLGGLSHLIARPVLRGYTFGLACVIALKQLPHLMGVADVHGDFVPALLVQLAKVLPQVNLAALGAGVVALLLLFACERFRRLPGSLVAIALGVAASGWLSAHGVGLTGEIRLAADLGWPTWPKSGQWLPSVELAAALLLILYAESYSSVRGFALKHGDAVNPNRDLLVLGVANVLSGVLHGMPVGAGYSGTSANEAAGAQSRLAGLIGAASVLVLVLLALRWIERIPQPVLAAIVIHAVSKSLRVSVFAPYLRWHRDRLVLAAAVVAVLSLGILNGLLCAIAFSLIMLLRQLATPRLSVLGRLADGHDFVDMGQHPGALQVPGMLIVRPEEPLFFANAEAVLAQARHRVEACQGLRRVVLSLEVCPDLDGTSLEAIGDFATWLADRGIELRVARLKDEARDALSRMALPQLPPQALEDWSVEDAVSASPLTTSLSKGTPK, from the coding sequence ATGCCCACGACACCCCTACCCGTCGTCGCCAAGGCACCCGTCACCTGGCACCTGGACCTGGTCGCCGGCCTTTCCATCGCTGGTTTGCTGATTCCCGAAGCCGTTGCCTATTCCGGCATCGCCAACCTGCCTCCGCAGGCCGGCGTCATCGCGCTGTTCGTGGGCCTGGCCACGTATGGCCTGCTGGGGCGCAGCCGTTACGCCATCGTCTCGGCGACGTCGTCATCGGCGGCCGTGCTGGCGGCGGGTACGCTGGCCCTGGCGGGCGTGGACAATGTGTCGCGCGTGGCCATGGCGGCCACGCTGGTGCTGTTGGGCGGCGCCTGTTTCCTCATTGCCGGTGCGGCCCGGCTCGGTGGGCTTTCGCATCTGATCGCGCGCCCGGTGCTGCGCGGCTACACGTTTGGTCTGGCGTGCGTCATCGCGCTCAAGCAACTGCCGCACCTGATGGGCGTGGCGGATGTGCACGGCGATTTCGTGCCGGCCTTGCTGGTGCAGCTGGCGAAGGTATTGCCACAGGTGAACCTGGCAGCACTGGGGGCGGGCGTGGTGGCGCTGCTCCTGCTGTTCGCCTGCGAGCGTTTCCGTCGGCTACCGGGCAGCCTGGTGGCTATCGCCCTCGGTGTGGCGGCGTCGGGCTGGTTGTCGGCGCATGGCGTGGGGCTGACCGGGGAGATTCGCCTGGCTGCGGATCTGGGCTGGCCCACCTGGCCAAAGAGTGGTCAGTGGTTGCCCAGTGTTGAACTGGCGGCGGCATTGTTGCTGATCCTGTATGCGGAGTCGTACAGCTCCGTCCGCGGCTTCGCGCTCAAGCACGGCGACGCAGTGAACCCGAACCGCGACCTGCTTGTACTCGGTGTCGCCAACGTGCTGTCGGGCGTGCTGCACGGCATGCCGGTGGGCGCGGGTTATTCCGGCACCTCGGCGAACGAGGCGGCGGGCGCGCAGTCGCGGCTGGCGGGGCTGATCGGCGCGGCCAGCGTGCTGGTGCTGGTGCTGCTGGCGCTGCGCTGGATCGAACGTATTCCGCAGCCCGTGCTGGCGGCCATCGTGATCCATGCGGTGAGCAAGTCGTTGCGCGTGTCGGTGTTCGCGCCTTACCTGCGCTGGCATCGCGACCGGCTGGTACTGGCGGCTGCGGTGGTGGCGGTGCTGTCGCTGGGCATCCTCAATGGCCTGCTGTGCGCCATCGCCTTCAGCCTGATCATGCTGTTGCGCCAGCTCGCCACGCCGCGCCTGAGCGTGTTGGGCCGGCTGGCGGACGGCCATGATTTCGTCGACATGGGGCAGCATCCTGGCGCGCTGCAGGTACCCGGCATGCTGATCGTCCGTCCGGAAGAGCCCTTGTTCTTCGCCAACGCCGAGGCCGTGCTGGCGCAGGCCCGCCATCGCGTGGAGGCCTGCCAGGGCCTGCGGCGCGTGGTGCTGAGCCTGGAAGTCTGTCCTGATCTGGACGGCACCTCGCTCGAAGCCATCGGCGATTTCGCCACCTGGCTGGCCGACCGTGGCATCGAACTGCGCGTGGCCCGCCTGAAGGATGAGGCGCGCGATGCCCTCTCACGCATGGCCTTACCCCAGCTTCCGCCACAGGCGCTGGAAGACTGGAGCGTGGAGGATGCCGTGTCGGCATCGCCGCTCACCACCTCTTTGTCCAAGGGAACCCCGAAGTGA
- a CDS encoding helix-turn-helix transcriptional regulator, whose protein sequence is MRRADRLFLIIHALRGRRTALQARQLAGTLGVSLRTVYRDVADLQLSGVPIEGEAGVGYLLRKGSDIPPLMFTADELESLVVGTRFVRAFAGQKLAESAQAALLKIEAVLPADLRERATRTRIYAPIWRDQSKTDFAALIDRLNAAITDSQVLRLDYSDEAGRTSTREVEPLCLAFWGGKWTLGTWCRLRVGFRNFRPDRIAGCTVTGERFGEVDGRNLDAYLEAMRGYYEGMEG, encoded by the coding sequence ATGCGTCGTGCCGACCGGCTCTTCCTCATCATTCACGCCCTGCGCGGGCGTCGTACCGCGCTGCAGGCGCGCCAGCTGGCCGGCACGCTCGGTGTCTCGCTACGCACCGTCTATCGCGACGTGGCTGACCTCCAGCTCTCCGGCGTCCCCATCGAGGGCGAAGCCGGCGTCGGTTACCTGCTGCGCAAGGGCTCGGACATCCCGCCGCTGATGTTCACTGCCGACGAGCTCGAATCGCTGGTGGTGGGCACGCGCTTCGTGCGTGCGTTCGCTGGCCAGAAGCTGGCCGAAAGCGCACAGGCCGCACTGCTCAAGATCGAAGCGGTGTTGCCCGCCGATCTGCGCGAGCGCGCGACGCGCACGCGCATCTATGCACCCATCTGGCGCGATCAGAGCAAGACGGATTTCGCCGCGCTGATCGACCGGCTCAACGCGGCGATCACGGACAGCCAGGTGCTGCGCCTGGACTACAGCGACGAAGCGGGGCGCACTTCCACGCGCGAGGTGGAACCGCTGTGCCTGGCGTTCTGGGGTGGCAAGTGGACACTGGGAACGTGGTGCCGCCTGCGCGTGGGCTTCCGCAATTTCCGGCCGGATCGCATCGCAGGGTGCACCGTGACGGGCGAGCGGTTTGGTGAGGTGGATGGGCGGAATCTGGATGCCTATCTGGAAGCGATGCGCGGTTATTACGAGGGAATGGAGGGGTAG
- a CDS encoding PA0069 family radical SAM protein — MVDSFLPLQALKGRGAASNPEGRFESIRHHAEDDGWQSLMLDEQAPRPRTEVTEERARSVITRNDSPDIHFNQALNPYRGCEHGCIYCFARPSHSYLNLSPGLDFETKLRAKSNLAEVLRHELARPSYTVSPINIGSNTDPYQPVERRWKLTRAALEVLAECRHPCTIVTKNAMVERDLDILAPMAKDNLVQVFVSINSLDNHLAAKLEPRASAPHRRIQAIRTLREAGVPVGVLVAPIIPALNDSDLEAVLEQAADAGATCAGYTTLRLPYELKALFREWLALHVPQRAAHVMSLIQQMHGGRDYDSDFSTRMRGQGVFAELIRRRFDVACRKHGFGRARELWLDTTKFVPPRKPSPQGQLF; from the coding sequence ATGGTCGACTCCTTCCTTCCTTTGCAGGCCCTCAAGGGCCGCGGCGCCGCTTCCAATCCGGAAGGGCGCTTCGAGTCCATCCGCCACCACGCGGAAGACGACGGCTGGCAGAGCCTGATGCTCGACGAGCAGGCACCGCGCCCGCGCACGGAAGTTACCGAGGAACGTGCGCGCAGCGTCATCACCCGCAACGATTCGCCGGACATCCATTTCAACCAGGCGTTGAACCCATATCGCGGTTGTGAGCACGGCTGCATCTACTGCTTTGCTCGCCCTTCGCACAGCTACCTCAATCTGTCGCCAGGTCTCGACTTCGAAACCAAGCTGCGCGCGAAGAGCAACCTGGCCGAAGTGCTGCGGCATGAACTGGCGCGGCCATCCTATACGGTCAGCCCGATCAACATCGGCAGCAACACGGATCCCTACCAGCCCGTCGAGCGCCGCTGGAAACTCACCCGCGCTGCGCTGGAAGTGCTGGCCGAATGCCGGCACCCGTGCACCATCGTCACCAAGAACGCCATGGTGGAGCGCGACCTGGACATCCTCGCACCGATGGCGAAGGACAACCTCGTGCAGGTGTTCGTCTCCATCAATTCGCTGGACAACCATCTCGCCGCGAAACTCGAGCCGCGCGCCAGCGCCCCGCATCGTCGCATCCAGGCCATCCGCACGCTGCGCGAGGCCGGCGTGCCGGTGGGCGTGCTGGTGGCGCCCATCATTCCGGCGCTCAACGACAGTGACCTGGAAGCCGTGCTGGAACAGGCCGCAGATGCAGGTGCGACCTGCGCCGGCTACACCACGCTGCGACTGCCGTATGAACTGAAGGCATTGTTCCGCGAATGGCTGGCGCTGCATGTGCCGCAACGCGCGGCCCACGTGATGAGCCTGATCCAGCAGATGCATGGCGGTCGCGACTACGACAGCGACTTCTCCACCCGCATGCGCGGGCAGGGCGTGTTCGCTGAGCTGATCCGTCGTCGCTTCGACGTGGCCTGCCGCAAGCACGGTTTCGGTCGAGCCCGTGAGTTGTGGCTGGATACCACCAAGTTCGTGCCGCCGCGTAAACCCTCGCCGCAGGGACAGCTGTTCTGA
- a CDS encoding class 1 fructose-bisphosphatase, translating to MKSISLIQFLIEERRAGRMNAELSLLIEVVARACKRIAVATNKGALGGVLGEAGTGNIQGEAQKKLDVISNEILLEANAWGGQLAACASEEMEDPQPIPDMYPKGHHLLLFDPLDGSSNIDVNISVGTIFSVLRCPDGITEPKAEHFLQEGTTQLAAGYVVYGPATVLVLTFGHGTHEFTLDREVGSFILSRRDIQIPQETAEFAINMSNQRHWEAPMQRYIGELLAGKDGPRGKDFNMRWVASMVADVHRIITRGGVFFYPLDAKIKSKGGKLRLMYEANPMAFIIEQAGGAATTGRERIMDIKPSGLHQRVPVFLGSKKEVEVATHYHVEADAAG from the coding sequence ATGAAGTCCATCTCGCTCATCCAGTTCCTCATCGAGGAACGCCGCGCCGGCCGCATGAATGCCGAGCTGTCCCTCCTGATCGAAGTCGTGGCGCGCGCCTGCAAGCGCATCGCCGTGGCCACCAACAAGGGCGCCCTGGGCGGCGTGCTGGGCGAGGCCGGCACGGGCAACATCCAGGGCGAGGCACAGAAGAAGCTGGACGTGATCTCCAACGAGATCCTGCTCGAAGCCAACGCATGGGGCGGCCAGCTCGCGGCGTGCGCGTCGGAGGAAATGGAAGATCCGCAGCCCATCCCCGACATGTACCCGAAGGGCCACCACCTGCTGCTGTTCGATCCCCTGGATGGCAGCTCCAACATCGACGTGAACATCTCGGTGGGCACCATCTTCTCGGTGCTGCGCTGCCCCGACGGCATCACCGAACCCAAGGCTGAGCACTTCCTGCAGGAAGGCACCACCCAGCTCGCCGCCGGCTACGTGGTGTACGGCCCGGCCACCGTGCTGGTGCTCACCTTTGGCCACGGCACGCATGAGTTCACGCTGGACCGCGAAGTGGGCAGCTTCATCCTCAGCCGCCGCGACATCCAGATTCCGCAGGAAACGGCCGAGTTCGCCATCAACATGTCCAACCAGCGCCACTGGGAAGCGCCCATGCAGCGCTACATCGGCGAGCTTCTTGCCGGCAAGGACGGCCCGCGCGGCAAGGACTTCAACATGCGCTGGGTCGCTTCGATGGTGGCCGACGTGCATCGCATCATCACGCGCGGCGGCGTGTTCTTCTATCCGCTGGACGCCAAGATCAAGTCCAAGGGCGGCAAGCTGCGCCTGATGTACGAAGCCAACCCGATGGCTTTCATCATCGAGCAGGCCGGCGGCGCGGCCACCACCGGTCGCGAACGCATCATGGACATCAAGCCGTCCGGCCTGCACCAGCGCGTGCCGGTGTTCCTCGGCTCGAAGAAGGAAGTGGAAGTGGCGACGCATTACCACGTCGAGGCGGACGCCGCGGGGTAA
- a CDS encoding DJ-1/PfpI family protein: protein MRDTVYFLAFDGFADWHAAHALCEIRRPGDWQLKTVGFSLQPVLSMAGLRVVPELTLDQLDLRRAALLIVPGGYLWEHGHGEEAVEAVRRVHAAGAPVAAVDSGVLVLARAGLLDACRHTGSWPGHIGAHVPGYAGAEHFDPLALAVSDGRVITASQLGSVEFAREVIRALDLYNPSDREHWYRLFKHAQPPPWCAGEAAAVAA from the coding sequence ATGCGCGACACGGTGTATTTCCTGGCGTTCGACGGCTTTGCGGACTGGCATGCGGCGCATGCGCTCTGCGAAATCCGCCGTCCGGGCGATTGGCAGTTGAAGACGGTGGGCTTTTCCCTGCAGCCGGTGCTGTCCATGGCGGGCCTGCGGGTAGTGCCGGAACTGACCCTGGACCAGCTCGACCTGCGACGCGCCGCGCTGCTGATCGTGCCCGGCGGATATCTGTGGGAACACGGGCATGGCGAGGAAGCGGTGGAGGCGGTGCGCCGTGTCCATGCGGCGGGCGCGCCGGTGGCCGCCGTGGACAGTGGTGTGCTGGTGCTGGCCCGGGCCGGGCTGCTGGATGCCTGCCGTCATACCGGCAGCTGGCCCGGCCACATCGGCGCCCACGTACCCGGCTATGCCGGTGCGGAGCACTTCGACCCGCTGGCGCTCGCCGTGAGCGATGGCCGGGTGATTACCGCCAGCCAGCTCGGCAGCGTGGAATTTGCCCGCGAGGTGATCCGCGCGCTGGATCTCTACAACCCGAGCGATCGCGAGCACTGGTACCGCCTGTTCAAGCACGCCCAGCCGCCACCGTGGTGCGCCGGTGAAGCCGCCGCCGTGGCGGCCTGA
- a CDS encoding patatin-like phospholipase family protein yields the protein MTSTRRLRSLFPLLATLALCACFGGTRPTPPPAPIAPPPVVKLRIGLALGGGAAKGFAHIGVIKMLEANGIHPDVVSGTSAGSVVGALYASGMDAFQLQETASALDQASIRDVRLFSGGVVQGQKLQDYVNQQVKNRPLDKLNVPFAAVATQLETGQRTVFVRGNTGQAVRASSSVPGVFEPVEINGKHYVDGGVVSPVPVDAARQLGADVVIAVDISSKASGTNPQGMLGIVGQSISIMGQKLGEQELARADVVIRPKVNQIGSTDFEQRDQAILEGERAALAAVPSIKAKIAAVQQARLQAASASSTPSAH from the coding sequence ATGACGTCCACCCGCCGCCTCCGTTCGCTTTTCCCTTTGCTCGCCACGCTGGCGCTCTGCGCCTGCTTCGGCGGCACCAGGCCGACGCCACCGCCCGCGCCCATCGCGCCGCCGCCGGTGGTGAAGCTGCGCATCGGGCTGGCGCTGGGTGGCGGTGCGGCGAAGGGGTTTGCGCATATCGGCGTGATCAAGATGCTGGAAGCCAACGGCATCCATCCGGATGTGGTGTCCGGCACCAGCGCAGGCAGCGTGGTGGGTGCGCTGTATGCCAGCGGCATGGATGCGTTCCAGCTGCAGGAAACCGCCAGCGCGCTGGACCAGGCCAGCATCCGCGACGTGCGCCTGTTCTCTGGCGGCGTGGTGCAGGGACAAAAGCTGCAGGATTACGTGAACCAGCAGGTGAAGAACCGCCCGCTCGACAAGCTCAACGTGCCGTTCGCCGCGGTGGCCACCCAGCTGGAAACCGGGCAGCGGACGGTGTTCGTGCGGGGCAACACGGGTCAGGCGGTGCGCGCATCCAGCAGCGTGCCCGGCGTGTTCGAGCCGGTGGAGATCAACGGCAAGCACTACGTTGATGGTGGCGTGGTCAGCCCCGTGCCGGTGGATGCCGCGCGTCAACTCGGCGCGGACGTGGTGATTGCCGTGGATATCTCCAGCAAGGCCAGCGGCACGAATCCACAGGGCATGCTTGGCATCGTCGGGCAGTCCATCAGCATCATGGGACAGAAGCTAGGCGAGCAGGAGCTGGCACGGGCGGACGTGGTGATTCGCCCGAAGGTGAACCAGATCGGCTCGACGGATTTCGAACAACGCGACCAGGCCATCCTCGAAGGCGAACGGGCTGCGCTGGCGGCCGTGCCGTCCATCAAGGCGAAGATCGCCGCGGTGCAGCAGGCCCGCCTGCAGGCGGCCAGCGCGTCGTCCACACCTTCCGCGCACTAA